Genomic segment of Oceanibaculum indicum P24:
AAGCGCCAGAGCAGTGCGGCCACCAGGAAGAAGCGCGCGCCGCGCGACACTGCCGAGGCCAGCATGAAGATGCCGAAATCCATCGCCGTCACGCCGCTGGCGATGGTGATGACCTTGTAGGGGAAGGGCGTGAAGCCGGCGCCGGCGACGATCAGCCAGCCCTGTTCGTTATAGAGCGCGGAGAATTCCGCGAACTTGGCGGCATAGCCGTAGAAATCCAGCACCGCGCGGCCCACGCTCTCGAACAGGAACAGGCCGATGGCATAGCCGAACGCCCCGCCCAGCACCGAGGCCAGCGTGCAGATCGCGGCGAAGC
This window contains:
- a CDS encoding YqaA family protein, whose product is MSSDTVSRPSALRRLYDWTLRWSAHRHAEKALFGVSFAESSFFPIPPDVMLIPMVLADRSRAFRFAAICTLASVLGGAFGYAIGLFLFESVGRAVLDFYGYAAKFAEFSALYNEQGWLIVAGAGFTPFPYKVITIASGVTAMDFGIFMLASAVSRGARFFLVAALLWRFGPPIRKVIEAHLGKLTAAFFILLVGGFVALKYLL